One Capra hircus breed San Clemente chromosome 3, ASM170441v1, whole genome shotgun sequence genomic window, CACACCCTGCGCGCAGCATCCCCGCTGTCAGCTGCAGGAATTCTCTGGGCACAGCCCCTGCAGCCTGTGGCCTGGGTGATGTTGCTGCAGAGTTTCCAGGCTGCCTTTCAGGCTGGCATCAAGCCCACCCTCTGCCTCCAGAGTCTCCCCTTTGCTGGGACACCCCTTCCCATCTAAAGGAACCACTTCTTGCTGGGAGGCCCATGTAGGAGCAGAGAAGAGCAGGCATCTTTGGGTACTGACACCTCAGGCCTGCAGACCCCTTTGGATGGGAAGTGCTGGGCATCTGCCTGAATTACTACAACTCCTGAACGAGTTAAGATTtccaaagcacttagaacagtgtgaGACAGGAGTAGGGGCTCTATCCATGTTTCTTAAATAAAGCCTACCGCCCTGCTTGGCCTCAGTCTGCGTCAGGTGGGGGGagtaggggtgggggagtggggtggggagatggAGAGGTCCTTGTGGGTTCCTTCCTTTTCTCACATCAGGCCTGGGCCGTCTTTCCTCGTGTGGCCCTGGGCAGTCCCCACAAGAAAGCAACAGGGGAGGTGGCTGGGCTCGGGAGGCAGAggtcccctccccccaaccccagggaGCGGAGAGCCGGAGTTCTGGAAGCGGCCTTGACCCacggggtgggaggaggagccGAGGCGCCCGCCTGGTCGACATTCCAAGCCCGTTAGTCCCTTCTTCCAGGTCTCGATTTCCCAGTTTCCTGCCAAGTGTTTTCAGTGTCGGTCTCTAGAACGCATCTTACATATTAAAAATGGCCGTAAGGATGTCTGCCTCTATGGAGGGGCTCCGGGCCGCCCCGAGGCCAGAAGCCCCGCGCAGGCGAGCGTGGGAACGCGGCGCTGGGCCCGGATCCCAGGCGGGAGGGGCGCGGGGCTGGGTGGGGCGTCCTCTGGtctctgctgccctctggtgGCGGCCTTGGGCTCCAGCCGGCGAGCTCCGCGCGGCTCGGCCCTTTCCCGCCCACTCTCGCCCCGCCCCGGCAGAGGAGTACCAGTGCACTGGCATCCTCGAGGTGGACTTCGCTGAGCTCTGCACGCGGTGGGGCTACACGGACTTCCCCAAAGTGGTCACCCGACCCCGCCCGCAGCCGACCTTCGCCCCCTCGGCCTCTACGTCGGAGAAGCCCACAGTAGGTGAGTGACAGCGGAGCCGCCAGGGTGTCTGCCAGGGCCACCGCGTCCATCCCCAGCCTCCCATCGCACGGCACGGCACGGCGGGCGGAACGGCGGGGACGCAGGGCATTGTGCGTGTGACTGAGGGGGTGGAATtcaagggggtgggtggggaggcaggtgTGGGGGGGTTGTTGCGGGGGCTCTCCTGTCTCTCCGTGGAGGCTGTCCCGGCCTCTCTTGCACCGGTAGGTTGGCCGGATCGTGGGGCCCGGGGCGGTGACTCtatcctctccctccttccccggCTCCTCGCACCCCTCCCTGCCTTCCAGATGACCAGCGGCTGTCGGGGTCCTGCAGCCTCAACAGCCTGGAGAGCAAATACGTGTTCTTCCGGCCCACCATCCAGGTGGAGCTGGAGCCGGAGGACAAGTCCGTGAAGGAAATCTACATTCGCGGTGAGGCCTCCTCCGCGCACTGCCCCTCCCACCCGCCGTCCCCACCCCACCGCACCCCTCCGGCCCGAGgtgccttccttctctctccgcAGGTTGGAAGGTTGAGGAGCGGATCCTGGGTATCTTCTCGAAGTGTCTGCCCTCCCTCAGCCAGCTGCAGGCCATCAAGTGAGGGGGCATAGGGGTAGGGGACCGGGGCTGCGGAAGGGGCAGGAGGCCAGTGGGGGCGGCAGGCTCCTATGGGAGAAAGAACGGAAGGGGCATGGAAGACCCTGGGGAGTTGAGGGAAGAGGGGAATGAGGAAGGGTGTGGCTGGATTATCACAGCGACTGGGAAGGACAAATGGGAAGGAGGTGATGCTCCAGCTGCGATTCTGTGCTTTCCACCGTTTCCAGCTTGTGGAAGGTGGGGCTGACTGATAAGACCCTGACTACCTTCATCGCCCTCTTGCCTCTCTGCTCATCCACGCTCAGGTCAGCAGAGGGGAACAGGCAAGCGGGGAGGAGACCTGGGTAGACGGGCTGGCTGGGTGGTCCAAAGGGAGCAGTTTGGGAACAAGCGGGACAAGTTCCAGCTCCTGTGGCCTGGGCTGGCATCCCTGTGGAAAGAGGGTGCTGCTAGTGTCTGTGGGGGTTCTGAAGTTCCCATCTGACAAGCCGTAGAGTCCCCTTTTCTGTCTACACCAGCACCTAAAGAGCCTACCTTTGGGGCCTTATTTCATCTCCTGTTCATCAGTCCTGCCTCCCTGGTTCCTCACTGCCTGGGCTCTGACACTGAACCAGGGACTGGTTCTTCTCCTACAGGAACTAGCAGTCCTGTGAGGGAGGGAAAAGGGCATAGCAATGAATACTGCAGGGCAGTGTGGGGACTGTAGTGGTGGATATTTTATGGGAGACAtggaaggctgcctggaggaggcggTTACTAAGCTGAGCCTTGAAGGAGGAATAGGAAGAGGCCAGGCAGGGAACTGGAAGGGGCATTCCTGTATAGGAGGGAGTCAGAGCCAAGTGTGAAGTAATGACTACAGGCGTGGTTGTTGTAGAAAGAACACAGCTGATTTGGCTGCTCTTTACTGAGGCTCCCCTTGCACCCTTGACTTCTGCTTTACAGACCTTCCCACCATCACTGGCTGGGCTCCCCACTTGTCTTCCGTGGATGGAAGGGATGCTTCTTGAGGGCAGGGCTTTTGTCTCCTTCAGCTGGAGCTGTTTGTTCATTCTATCAGGGTAATTAGAAACAATTTagccagcaagaaaaaaaaaactattgaattcatcttaatatgtaaaaataagtcagatcaacataataaaataataaaaaataaacgcAATCAGGTTCAGATGCTAGATGAGCCAGGCTGAAATGTTGGGCAgatatgaaagaattttttttccatgggagaAATTTTTTAACAGAGGAATTTACAGCCGTTAGTTCCATGTTTGCTGTGACTTGGAAAAAGACCTCCAACCTGTCAGTACTGTTGGAGAAGCCGCTGCCCTGTGGAGGGGTCATGTACTGGGTAACTGTTGCTGTGTAACAAGTTACCGCAAATTATAGTGGCTTTAAACAGCAAAcgtttattatcttacagtttctgTGAGTTAAATCCAGGTGTAGGTTAGCTGGCGCCTTTGGCTCAGGGTCTCAGTGGGGTTGCAGTAAGGCTGTTGGCTGGGGTTGCCGTCATTCTGGGGGgtgcagggtggtggtggtggggcatCGGGAGCCAGGCTCACTTACATAGCAGCTGATTGGCTGCAGTGCCTCCACCTGTGAGCCTTCCGTAGGTTGTCTGGGTGCTCTCACCACCCGGCAGCTAGTACCAGAGAGCACCCCAGCTGGAAACCACAGCCTTTTTGTAACCTAAACTTGAAAGTGACCTCTCATCGCTTTGCCCTTTGCTTATTCATTAGAAGTGAGTCACTAGGTCAGCCACACTCAAGGGGAGAGGGTTACACTGGGGCATGGATACCAAGAAGTGGGGATCACTGGGGTCATCTGAGGGGCTCCTGTACCATCTTAGAGGCTCCTGTCACTAACTCTGGAGAGCAACCCCTTCACATGGCACACTTCTGGATTTCTAGTCTGGAGAAGGGTCACAGATAATTTCCTGTGTCagggagttggggggtggggcaTGTTCCCAAGCTGCTCGCCAGAACCCCAccctccctctgtcccttccCCTCACCTGGCCTCAGTGGTGTCTCTTGGGTCTCAGATCTCCCCCACCCTCAGGAAGGTGTCTCTGGAGGGGAACCCACTGCCGGAGCAGTCCTACCACAAGCTCATGGCAGCAGACAGCACGTGAGATTCCTTCCCCTCACCCCCTTTCTCTGGGCTCGTCCCCCATCCCGTCATCCTTAGTTCCCACCCTGCCTTGTCTCTCTAGCACCTCCCCAAGAACCCTCAGTTCCTCCACCCTCAGACCCGAATGGCCCTCCTCATGCCCCCAAGTTTTCCGAGGTTACCGAACCGCCCAGGATCCCAGATTTCCCGAGACCCGCCTTCTCCCTCCCGTTGCCCAGGATCGCGCATTTGTCTTTGCGGAACAACAACATCGACGACCGCGGGGCGCAGCTCCTGGGTCAGGCCCTGTCTACGCTGCACAGCTGCAACCGGACCCTGGTCTCGCTCAACCTGGGCTTCAACCACATCGGGGACGAGGGCGCGGGCTACATCGCAGATGTGCGTGCGCAGCGGGCAGGGTCCCACGCGAGCTGCGGCGCCCGGGACCAGCCGGCTGGctcactgcccctccccacccctgcagggCCTCCGGCTCAATCGCTCCCTGCTCTGGCTGTCCCTGGCCCACAACCGCATCCAGGACAAGGGCGCCCTGAAGCTGGCTGAGGTGGGTGTACGGGATAGGCGGGGCCAGGGAGAGACCCCCGGCTCCCAGTCCCCGCTCCCCGGATGGCTGATGGCGAGGTGCCGTCCCACCCCAGGTCCTGCGCCCGTTCGAGCTGACACATACCGAGGTGGTGGAGCGCCGGCGCCTCCTGCTGGAGAAAGGTTCGCAGGAGCGCTCGCGATCGGTGAGGAGCGCCCCGAGCCGGAGAGCTGAACTGCTTCCCAGGTCGGCCGCTTTCAGACGGCTGGACATGTCCTAACCCGTCTTCTCTTCCTGTGTTGTGACCGTTTTTCTCTCCAACCTCAGCACACATCTAACAAAAGTTTGGTCTCTAACCGCAGAGCCACTCCGTTGAGGGCAGAGTGTGTTCGTTAAGAGAAAGGACTAGATTTATAGACCGCAGGGACTTGGAATCTGGCTCATCCACGAAACAGCTTGAGACCTTGCGCGTGTGACTGAACCTCTCAGGGCCCCAGagacctcatctgtaaaatggggataactgtgtctacttcataggattgttgagaggattaaatgaataaattcagCTAATGCACTTGGAAAAGTGCCTAGCACTTAGTTTAAAATGTTAGCTACAGTTTTCTCCCCTCAGTATGAGTCGAAATGCCTTTcctaccctcccacccccacccccaaactcaTCCCAGGATCCCTCTGCTATTTGTCCCCAAAATGCCCTGTAAGAGTCCCAAACAAATTATGTTAGCATTTAGGCAGGGAGACTTGGATGGGGATGCTGCCAGCCTGATTGCCACCCAGGCACAAGGGAAGGGACACTGCCTTCTTCCTCTTCcatcctccccccccccacccccaatttgTGAGCACAGCCTTCCACCTCTCGGCACGGGGACTCCAAAACAGAGCGTGACAAGAACCAGCTGATGGGGGTCAGCAGTTTTGCACTGGTGGAGAAGGACAAGACGCAGACAGTGAAGACACCCAAGGGTCTGGGCAAGAAAAAGGAGAAGTCGGGGGTAGGTGTGCTGGGTGGGGGCAGCAGAGTCTTGGGCGCTGGACTAATAGGGGAGGAAGCTTCCCTTGATAAACAAGTGGGGTGGAGGCTGGAAGGCCTTTGAAGGTCCATCTCAGGCCCAGGGTCCTAGTGCCGACCTCTTCCCATATCTGCTTCCCATCCCCCAGAGAGGCAGGACTCTCATCTCTCTTGTTACCTCCTCCACAGGAAGTggtgaagaaagaggagaagtCAGGGCCTGGGCAGTCACCTACACAAGGAACCCCTAAGAAAGAAGACTCCGCAAAGGCAGGCAAGGGGAGTAAGTGCTGGCACCGCCTGCAGGTTGTGGATGAAGGCGCAGCCCTGGGCAGGAGGAGCCGCCTGCCCTGAGCTAGCCTTCTTGTGGATGCTGTTGGAAACCCCAACCAGCCCCACTCACTGCACTCCACACCAGTTCCCTGGGCTGGACCCCTGTGGCTCCGCTCTCGGAGGAGGAATCCCCCACCCTGCCTGGCTGGAGCCCCCCTCCGGCTCTATTTCTACTGTACCCGAGCCCACAGTGCGAGGAGACCCTTTCCTCGCCCCAGCCTTTCTCTGGGGAAACTGGGTGGTGGCAGAGGTCTGCCCTGTGCATTCTGGCTCCTCTTCCTACTCTAGAAGTAACCATCCCTGAGCAGAAACTAAGCAAGGGAAAGGGGGCCAAGACTGGGAGCAAAGAGAAGCGCAGCATCCTCATGGAGTCTGAGGTAGGCTGGGAGAAGTGGGGTGGGGAGCACGTCCCCGgggtccaggcccccagcccctcctgggaAGGAGTCTCCAGTCCTGTCCTGTGGCAGCAGCCACTTCACCTGGCATTGTGCCCTCGATCCTGCCTGCTTCCTATCCCAGCCTGGGCTTGCAGGGGGTAACAGAGCTCAGTGCCCCTCGCCTTCTATTAGGAGCCCCATTTTTGATCCTTGCCTCCAGTCTGCTCCCCAAATGCCATCTGTTCGTCTCCACCACACCCACAGTTGCAGAGGGGACAGAGCCCTTTGGCCCTGCCAGCAGCTCCCCGGGGAGGGGCAGGGTGTTTTCCTGGTTGTGGCACTGCCCTCACAGCAACTTGAGACCCTCCCCTTTGCCCTTGCagcctccctttcctctttcaacATGGACCAACTTGTCCCTTGCTTTGAAAACCTTCCTGGACTGCTGACTCCGTAGCGACTGCCCGCCACAGTGGAGTCAGCTGCCCAAGGGCTGTGTGCACTTACGCAGTCACACATGGGCTATTGTGCTTTGCTTCACTGCGAttcagatactgcattttttaaattacaaattgaaggcttgtggcaaccctgcattaaGCAAgtgccattttttcccccaacagcccttgctcactttgtgtctctgggcTACCTTTTGATACTACTTCTCTTAGTATTTCAGgttttttccattattattacaGTCGTTATGgtcatcagtgatctttgatattaCTACCCTGATtctctgaaggctcagatgatggttaggtttttttttttagcaagggtattttaaaattaaggtatataCCTTgctttttttagacataatgccatTGCACATTTAGACTGTAATATAAacgtaacttttatatgcactgggaagccACTTTATTGGAACCGAACCCACATCTCCGATGTATGCCTGTGTTCCAAGACCTCCCCACCCTAGGCAGGGAGCAGCTGCTGTTTCTCCCCAGGATGATTGCATTTccctctcatcctgccttcagctcCATCTCCCTGCAGTCCTTTATCCTCATTGATCTCCCTGTTAGAAAATCTTGAACTTGAATGCCAACACTACTTCACACCTCTGCACCTGTTGGCActttcccctcttcctttctAAGGACCACACACGACCAAGACGCCAGCTCCCAGGCCATCTCCTGCAGGATAGACAGCTCCCAAGCCTGGCTAGCTGTCCCTCCCGtctgcccgcccccaccccctgcccagttCTGCTTCCCTCTGTCAGCTCCAGCACCATACTGCATTAGTCTCAACTCTCTGGCTTCCCCGCACAGAGCTGCTTCTTGAGGGTATGGGCTTAATTTATCTTTGTATCTCCAGCACTCGGGACAAAGCCTGGACTATAACCGGCCCTCAAAACAtgtatgttgaatgaatgaatgaatggcctgTTGACCAGCTCCCCTCTCCTCTGCTGCAATTAGTATTCTGCCTTAGCAGCTGGTTGGGGAAGGTGCTGAGATGGTCAACCCGCTCCTGGAGCCTGTGGAGCACCGCGATGGCAAAGTTTTCATGCCTGGGAACAAGATCCTCTTGCACCTCAATCTTCTCCGTACGTTTGCCAGTGCCCCCTGCTTTCCTCAGGAGGCTGGCTGGTCCCCCGGCGGCCACTAGGTGGCCCCATGGAGCTCCATGGGGCAGAACCTGGTTCTCCAGTGGCTGGGCATCACCTGAAGGCCCTCTTGCATGGGGCTTTGGGGCGGGGGCGGGTCCGGGCTCTGGGTCAGGCGATTAGAGAGCAGAGAGGAGCAAGATGAAAGACTGAGGGAAGTGAGACAAAAAGGAGAGCTCGGGGGAAGGACCAGGTCGGGTGCTAGTCTGGGCGAGTGAGCTGGAGGAGCAAGGGGTTAGTAGGGTGTCGGCAAGGAGGTGGTTGGCGCCCCGAGGCCACCTGTCTACTCCTTCCGCCAGGAAACCGCATCacagaggtggggctggaggcCTTCCTCACCGTGGTGCAGTACCAGGCGCAATTCGCCAAATCCAAGAGCGCGTCCAAGGGCCCCGTGGGGCTGCTGTGGCTGTCCCTGGCGGTGAGTCCCCATCAACCTCTCCTGCTCTCTGTTCCCAAGGCAGGCCCtgtagcttccctgtccttttatCACTACACAGCCTTCATCCCTCTCGCCCTGAGATCGGCAGTCAGGCtccttttcacctttttttccgtGCCCCCCGCCCCTAGCCCCTAACCCACCTTATCCTAGGAAATGATTTTTCCTCGGATGATTCACCTTCATTGCTTTTGTTAGCTatcagcgtgccctttcttctttCAGAAAAACTGCTTCTCCCCACAATGTCCTACGTACACTATGATCCAGGAGTTGATGCTGCCAAGGGACCCCATCAGTAAATGCAAGCACAGAGAGGAGGAGCCCGTGGCTTGTTCCACCTAGCCCCACCCCCTGCTTTCCCCCAGAGATTCTGGGCCCCGGAAGTGCCTCCTTTCCACGAGTGGGCTGGACCTCCCTGGGGAAAGCTCAGATCATTAACAAAGTCTATTGCTGTACTTCTTTCCTTGAGGTTGTCTGAAAGCTCTGTCCCAGAACTGCTCAGAATATTTAGACTTTATGCCTGTTGAAAGTGTGTTAATATGGCCAGAAATGGCCAAATCGCTGTATGGTTCTGGTGGGGGGTGATCTCAGCCCCTCTGCTTGTGGCGGGCCAGGGGCATTGCTCTCCCACCTCCTCAGGACCTAGTTCTCGCTTGCCCAGCCTACGGTCAccccctcctccaccaccagAGGACATGTGATATGCCAGGGTTTGCAGTGTCTCTGGACTtaagaggcagaaggaaaagtcTTGGGAGAGCAGCCAACAGACACAGTGGGAGGGAAGAGTGGGTGGGGCAGAAGCATGGAGCCCAGGCTCCACCATTCCACTTTCTCAGACCCCGTCCCCCTCTGGACTGGTTTGGAGAGGCAAGGGCGCAGCTTGTGAAAGCATGCTGAGCTAGTGCGCTGCTCCATTTGGAGAGGGTGCCGAGTCCCTCATCACGTCTGTAGCAGAGGCGGAGCGCTGAACGTGGACCCTGACAACACTGCCTACTGCCGCCAGCAACCTGAAACCAGAGCCACCCAGACGGTGCCGGGGCAGGAGAGGCGGGGGCCCTGACTGCACCCTTCAGTGCTGCATCCACCGCGATGGCCTGACCATGCCTCCGGAGCCCAGGGCTGGCTTCTGGGGAGCTGACGTTCACTCTTCTGGGAGCTGCCCGAG contains:
- the LRRC71 gene encoding leucine-rich repeat-containing protein 71 isoform X2, yielding MAVRMSASMEGLRAAPRPEAPRRRAWERGAGPGSQAGGARGWVGRPLVSAALWWRPWAPAGELRAARPFPAHSRPAPAEEYQCTGILEVDFAELCTRWGYTDFPKVVTRPRPQPTFAPSASTSEKPTVDDQRLSGSCSLNSLESKYVFFRPTIQVELEPEDKSVKEIYIRGWKVEERILGIFSKCLPSLSQLQAINLWKVGLTDKTLTTFIALLPLCSSTLRKVSLEGNPLPEQSYHKLMAADSTIAHLSLRNNNIDDRGAQLLGQALSTLHSCNRTLVSLNLGFNHIGDEGAGYIADGLRLNRSLLWLSLAHNRIQDKGALKLAEVLRPFELTHTEVVERRRLLLEKGSQERSRSPSTSRHGDSKTERDKNQLMGVSSFALVEKDKTQTVKTPKGLGKKKEKSGEVVKKEEKSGPGQSPTQGTPKKEDSAKAGKGKVTIPEQKLSKGKGAKTGSKEKRSILMESEHSGQSLDYNRPSKHLVGEGAEMVNPLLEPVEHRDGKVFMPGNKILLHLNLLRNRITEVGLEAFLTVVQYQAQFAKSKSASKGPVGLLWLSLAKNCFSPQCPTYTMIQELMLPRDPISKCKHREEEPVACST
- the LRRC71 gene encoding leucine-rich repeat-containing protein 71 isoform X1, which translates into the protein MAVRMSASMEGLRAAPRPEAPRRRAWERGAGPGSQAGGARGWVGRPLVSAALWWRPWAPAGELRAARPFPAHSRPAPAEEYQCTGILEVDFAELCTRWGYTDFPKVVTRPRPQPTFAPSASTSEKPTVDDQRLSGSCSLNSLESKYVFFRPTIQVELEPEDKSVKEIYIRGWKVEERILGIFSKCLPSLSQLQAINLWKVGLTDKTLTTFIALLPLCSSTLRKVSLEGNPLPEQSYHKLMAADSTIAHLSLRNNNIDDRGAQLLGQALSTLHSCNRTLVSLNLGFNHIGDEGAGYIADGLRLNRSLLWLSLAHNRIQDKGALKLAEVLRPFELTHTEVVERRRLLLEKGSQERSRSPSTSRHGDSKTERDKNQLMGVSSFALVEKDKTQTVKTPKGLGKKKEKSGEVVKKEEKSGPGQSPTQGTPKKEDSAKAGKGKVTIPEQKLSKGKGAKTGSKEKRSILMESEHSGQSLDYNRPSKHQLVGEGAEMVNPLLEPVEHRDGKVFMPGNKILLHLNLLRNRITEVGLEAFLTVVQYQAQFAKSKSASKGPVGLLWLSLAKNCFSPQCPTYTMIQELMLPRDPISKCKHREEEPVACST
- the LRRC71 gene encoding leucine-rich repeat-containing protein 71 isoform X4; the protein is MSGEASAPPATSPRAPRPGIQKSSGAVTKKGDRGAKEKPATVLPPVGEEEPKNPEEYQCTGILEVDFAELCTRWGYTDFPKVVTRPRPQPTFAPSASTSEKPTVDDQRLSGSCSLNSLESKYVFFRPTIQVELEPEDKSVKEIYIRGWKVEERILGIFSKCLPSLSQLQAINLWKVGLTDKTLTTFIALLPLCSSTLRKVSLEGNPLPEQSYHKLMAADSTIAHLSLRNNNIDDRGAQLLGQALSTLHSCNRTLVSLNLGFNHIGDEGAGYIADGLRLNRSLLWLSLAHNRIQDKGALKLAEVLRPFELTHTEVVERRRLLLEKGSQERSRSPSTSRHGDSKTERDKNQLMGVSSFALVEKDKTQTVKTPKGLGKKKEKSGEVVKKEEKSGPGQSPTQGTPKKEDSAKAGKGKVTIPEQKLSKGKGAKTGSKEKRSILMESELVGEGAEMVNPLLEPVEHRDGKVFMPGNKILLHLNLLRNRITEVGLEAFLTVVQYQAQFAKSKSASKGPVGLLWLSLAKNCFSPQCPTYTMIQELMLPRDPISKCKHREEEPVACST
- the LRRC71 gene encoding leucine-rich repeat-containing protein 71 isoform X3, with amino-acid sequence MSGEASAPPATSPRAPRPGIQKSSGAVTKKGDRGAKEKPATVLPPVGEEEPKNPEEYQCTGILEVDFAELCTRWGYTDFPKVVTRPRPQPTFAPSASTSEKPTVDDQRLSGSCSLNSLESKYVFFRPTIQVELEPEDKSVKEIYIRGWKVEERILGIFSKCLPSLSQLQAINLWKVGLTDKTLTTFIALLPLCSSTLRKVSLEGNPLPEQSYHKLMAADSTIAHLSLRNNNIDDRGAQLLGQALSTLHSCNRTLVSLNLGFNHIGDEGAGYIADGLRLNRSLLWLSLAHNRIQDKGALKLAEVLRPFELTHTEVVERRRLLLEKGSQERSRSPSTSRHGDSKTERDKNQLMGVSSFALVEKDKTQTVKTPKGLGKKKEKSGEVVKKEEKSGPGQSPTQGTPKKEDSAKAGKGKVTIPEQKLSKGKGAKTGSKEKRSILMESEHSGQSLDYNRPSKHQLVGEGAEMVNPLLEPVEHRDGKVFMPGNKILLHLNLLRNRITEVGLEAFLTVVQYQAQFAKSKSASKGPVGLLWLSLAKNCFSPQCPTYTMIQELMLPRDPISKCKHREEEPVACST